The Apium graveolens cultivar Ventura chromosome 11, ASM990537v1, whole genome shotgun sequence genome has a window encoding:
- the LOC141698646 gene encoding uncharacterized protein LOC141698646: protein MGKHGKKQKHPQRSREKNYYYNSDNDDQQHNTTYPVSTLPNDVQNSDSEENEDTNNTHNTQTPSNVVFGLPSKFSLYQQSVQSPKGDISYLKKFFLMYVGGRVPLHLQEDFCGTALLSTEWLCSDTRRTAVGLDFDVEALNWCMENNLNKFGSDLYSRISLFHGNVLHPLEAKLVEFEPKDFIKNITKDNEDVPDIDTLSTTLAGACSSNKNISTVPPRDIVCAFNYSCCCLHSRQELISYFKYALSSLSKKGGIFVMDLYGGTSSECELKLQRRFPNFTYVWEQTGFDILQRKTRISLHYNLQKPQRKIRHAFSYEWRLWSLPEIRDCLEEAGFKSVHFWIRQMPDSENIRRIEGFGDSQDVKYEEVTSFQQQDSWNAFIVGVV, encoded by the exons ATGGGAAAGCACGGCAAGAAGCAAAAACACCCACAACGCTCTAGAGAAAAGAACTACTATTACAATTCAGACAACGATGATCAACAACACAACACAACTTACCCTGTTTCCACACTTCCAAATGATGTCCAAAACTCTGACTCAGAAGAAAATGAAGACACCAACAACACTCACAATACTCAAACCCCTTCAAATGTTGTTTTTGGTCTCCCATCCAAATTCTCACTTTATCAACAATCTGTTCAG TCACCAAAAGGGGATATAAGCTATCTGAAGAAGTTCTTCCTAATGTATGTCGGTGGAAGAGTACCCCTTCATCTTCAAGAAGATTTCTGTGGCACTGCACTTCTTAG TACAGAGTGGCTTTGTAGCGACACAAGACGAACTGCTGTTGGCCTAGATTTTGATGTTGAGGCTCTTAATTGGTGCATGGAGAATAATCTTAACAAATTTGGATCTGATTTGTACTCTAGAATCTCTCTTTTTCATGGTAATGTCTTGCATCCTCTCGAGGCTAAATTAGTGGAATTTGAGCCCAAAGACTTCATAAAGAATATTACAAAGGATAACGAAGATGTTCCAGATATTGATACACTCTCTACCACACTAGCTGGAGCTTGTTCGTCTAATAAAAATATTTCCACCGTGCCCCCAAGAGATATAGTGTGTGCATTTAATTACAGTTGTTGCTGTCTTCATAGTCGTCAAGAGCTgatttcatattttaaatatgcCCTTAGTTCGTTGTCTAAAAAAGGTGGTATATTCGTGATGGATTTATACGGTGGCACATCATCGGAGTGTGAGCTTAAGCTGCAGAGAAGATTCCCCAATTTCACG TATGTCTGGGAGCAAACGGGATTTGATATCCTTCAGCGAAAAACAAGGATCAGCCTTCACTACAATTTACAAAAGCCACAGAGGAAAATTCGCCATGCATTCTCGTATGAATGGAGACT CTGGTCATTACCCGAGATTAGAGACTGTTTGGAAGAGGCTGGTTTTAAGTCTGTCCACTTCTGGATTCGCCAGATGCCAGACAGTGAAAACATAAGAAGAATTGAAGGATTTGGTGATAGTCAAGACGTAAAATATGAAGAGGTAAcaagttttcagcagcaagattcatggaatgcgtttattGTAGGTGTTGTCTAG